Proteins encoded in a region of the Vicia villosa cultivar HV-30 ecotype Madison, WI linkage group LG5, Vvil1.0, whole genome shotgun sequence genome:
- the LOC131606878 gene encoding uncharacterized protein LOC131606878, with amino-acid sequence MRDLVSCFTENSINVSNPSCSTYSNNPCITPNTLSPSIQTSISSIYKLVLSTSKQILITVTWCRNHSNQGLSISFNNQDPSILPPFRLNTNSRFFRRKKGSKILDLEDSKGSKATVLWDLSNAKYETGPEPVEGYYIVVIVDSEIGLILGDSETVTKKMRDNIPMAKISLLSRREHCSSGNTVYSTKAQFCNGGNYHDVVIKCSVENEGRSFDSKSSISLSPVLCVSIDKKNVIRVKRLRWNFRGNQTIFVDGLLVDLLWDVHDWFFDSGSGSGCGVFMFRTRSGLDSRLWLEEKNSQKDKDRIEFSFFIYACKSS; translated from the coding sequence ATGAGAGACCTAGTTTCATGTTTCACTGAAAACTCAATAAACGTTTCAAATCCATCATGTTCCACCTACTCAAACAACCCATGCATCACACCCAACACTCTCTCCCCTTCCATCCAAACCTCAATTTCATCTATTTACAAACTAGTCCTCTCAACCTCCAAACAAATTCTCATCACTGTAACATGGTGCAGAAATCATTCAAATCAAGGACTCTCCATATCCTTCAACAACCAAGATCCATCCATCCTCCCACCTTTCCGCCTCAACACAAACTCGCGATTCTTCCGCAGGAAAAAAGGCAGCAAAATCCTCGATCTCGAAGATTCCAAAGGTTCCAAAGCAACCGTTCTATGGGATCTGTCAAACGCAAAATACGAAACAGGTCCAGAACCGGTCGAAGGTTACTACATCGTTGTCATTGTAGATTCAGAAATCGGTTTAATTCTCGGAGATTCAGAAACTGTAACAAAGAAAATGAGAGATAACATACCAATGGCGAAGATTTCACTCTTATCACGTAGAGAACATTGTTCATCTGGTAACACAGTTTATTCCACCAAAGCTCAATTCTGCAACGGCGGTAATTATCATGACGTTGTTATAAAATGCAGCGTTGAGAACGAAGGTCGTTCTTTTGATAgtaaatcatcaatttcattgtCACCGGTTTTGTGTGTGAGCATTGATAAGAAGAATGTGATTCGTGTGAAGAGGTTGCGGTGGAATTTTCGAGGGAATCAGACTATTTTTGTGGatggtttgttggttgatttgcTTTGGGATGTTCATGATTGGTTCTTTGATTCGGGTTCGGGGTCGGGTTGTGGTGTTTTTATGTTTAGGACGAGGAGTGGTTTGGATAGTAGATTGTGGTTGGAAGAGAAGAATTCTCAGAAGGATAAAGATAGGATTGAGTTCTCTTTCTTCATCTATGCATGTAAGAGTTCTTAA